A genome region from Triticum aestivum cultivar Chinese Spring chromosome 2B, IWGSC CS RefSeq v2.1, whole genome shotgun sequence includes the following:
- the LOC123040489 gene encoding alcohol acyltransferase 9-like has protein sequence MEIAAECEHRMEPVLVTPSQPTPGHTLYLSNLDDQCLLRFSVEYLFVFAGDVDVDALRTALSRVLVDYYPLAGRLGPGNDGKLVVDCNAEGALFEEGFLPGLTAGEFLRGSAIAKPHESWRKLLRGAEEQSFLDVPPLVVQVTRLGCGGTVLCAAISHCLCDGIGAAQFLHAWARVAKFEAADHHVAPFHDRGVLRPRCPPRVAFEHQEYAINSLPGDGDPAVTPSLFVGPLAPVSLTFTGAHVQRLKDRCAPWLEECTSFEALAAHVWRAWVRSLGPPSDLRVKLLFTVDIRRRVKPGLPEGYCGNGFVLACAESTARQLAAPSGEHHAARLVRAAKEMIDDDYVRSTVDLLELRRDAMPDLSASLVISAWTRIGLEDLDIGAGRPVHVGPLTSETYCLFLPVVDDPRGVTALVSVPEAAAERLEDRCLHGLDDMHDVENDEQ, from the coding sequence ATGGAGATCGCGGCTGAGTGCGAGCACCGCATGGAGCCGGTGCTGGTGACCCCGAGCCAGCCGACGCCGGGGCACACCCTCTACCTCTCCAACCTCGACGACCAGTGCCTCCTCCGCTTCTCCGTCGAGTACCTCTTCGTGTTCGCGGGTGACGTCGACGTCGACGCCCTCAGGACGGCGCTGTCCAGGGTCCTCGTCGACTACTACCCGCTCGCCGGCAGGCTCGGGCCCGGGAACGACGGCAAGCTTGTCGTCGACTGCAACGCCGAGGGGGCGCTTTTCGAGGAGGGGTTCCTGCCGGGCCTCACTGCCGGCGAGTTCCTCCGGGGGTCTGCCATTGCTAAACCTCACGAGTCTTGGAGGAAGCTGCTCCGCGGGGCCGAGGAGCAGAGCTTCCTTGACGTGCCCCCTCTTGTCGTCCAAGTGACTCGCCTCGGCTGCGGCGGCACCGTCCTCTGCGCGGCCATCAGCCACTGCCTCTGCGACGGCATCGGCGCCGCGCAGTTTCTCCATGCCTGGGCGCGCGTCGCCAAGTTCGAAGCCGCCGACCACCACGTCGCGCCCTTCCACGACCGCGGCGTCCTGAGGCCGCGCTGCCCCCCGCGCGTCGCGTTCGAGCACCAGGAATACGCCATCAACTCCCTCCCCGGCGACGGTGACCCGGCGGTGACGCCCAGCCTCTTCGTCGGACCGCTGGCGCCGGTGTCTCTAACCTTCACGGGGGCACACGTCCAGCGCCTCAAGGACAGGTGCGCGCCGTGGCTCGAGGAGTGCACATCCTTCGAGGCGCTCGCGGCGCACGTCTGGCGCGCGTGGGTGCGGTCCCTCGGTCCTCCGAGCGACCTCCGCGTGAAACTCCTCTTCACCGTCGACATCCGCCGTCGGGTGAAGCCGGGCCTCCCCGAAGGGTACTGCGGCAACGGCTTCGTGCTAGCGTGCGCCGAGTCGACGGCTAGGCAGTTGGCGGCGCCGTCGGGTGAGCACCACGCGGCGAGGCTAGTGCGGGCGGCCAAAGAGATGATTGACGATGACTACGTCCGCTCCACGGTTGACCTCCTCGAGCTGCGACGGGACGCCATGCCAGACCTCTCTGCAAGCCTGGTGATCTCAGCATGGACGCGGATCGGGCTGGAGGACCTGGACATCGGAGCCGGGCGGCCGGTGCACGTGGGCCCGCTGACCAGCGAGACGTACTGCTTGTTCCTCCCGGTGGTCGACGATCCCCGTGGCGTGACTGCGCTGGTGTCGGTCCCGGAGGCGGCCGCCGAGAGGTTGGAGGACCGGTGTCTTCATGGGTTGGATGACATGCATGACGTGGAAAACGACGAGCAGTAA
- the LOC123040490 gene encoding uncharacterized protein gives MANFQITPRAAFVESNELNFRSLYLFHTPLGSNQNQSGIIDSNVTTGLGAAVVNNWPICDGPSPGATVVARAQGLHIYAGNWQNTFSITFEVERFKGSTLQVMGISVEEGEWAIVGGTGQFAMATGVIYKKFHEQRSEGNIIELTIHGFCPMVHRAFPQRLDHGVEMEAQIKTSSRHPRRLESITVSSGTIIDSIKFSYVDQAISCVMNLVKRVKIQSYAL, from the exons ATGGCCAATTTCCAGATAACTCCCCGCGCAGCGTTCGTGGAGAGCAATGAGCTCAACTTCCGCAGCCTGTACCTTTTCCACACTCCCCTTGGTTCAAACCAGAATCAGTCAGGCATAATAGACTCGAATGTTACTACCGGTTTGGGTGCGGCAGTCGTTAACAACTGGCCGATATGTGATGGCCCTAGCCCCGGCGCCACCGTTGTTGCGCGTGCACAAGGCCTGCATATCTATGCCGGTAACTGGCAGAATACTTTCAGCATAACATTCGAGGTTGAAAG GTTTAAGGGATCAACGCTTCAAGTGATGGGGATATCCGTCGAAGAAGGTGAGTGGGCTATTGTTGGTGGGACAGGACAGTTCGCTATGGCGACCGGTGTCATCTATAAAAAGTTCCATGAACAAAGGAGCGAAGGTAACATCATAGAACTCACTATCCATGGATTTTGTCCCATGGTTCACAG AGCCTTCCCACAAAGGTTGGACCATGGGGTGGAAATGGAGGCTCAGATAAAGACATCGTCGAGGCACCCAAGACGTTTAGAGAGCATCACAGTTAGCAGCGGCACTATCATTGATTCAATCAAATTTTCTTATGTCGACCAAGCTATAAGTTGTGTAATGAACTTGGTAAAGCGAGTGAAGATCCAAAGCTATGCATTGTGA